Genomic window (Mus caroli chromosome 14, CAROLI_EIJ_v1.1, whole genome shotgun sequence):
NNNNNNNNNNNNNNNNNNNNNNNNNNNNNNNNNNNNNNNNNNNNNNNNNNNNNNNNNNNNNNNNNNNNNNNNNNNNNNNNNNNNNNNNNNNNNNNNNNNNNNNNNNNNNNNNNNNNNNNNNNNNNNNNNNNNNNNNNNNNNNNNNNNNNNNNNNNNNNNNNNNNNNNNNNNNNNNNNNNNNNNNNNNNNNNNNNNNNNNNNNNNNNNNNNNNNNNNNNNNNNNNNNNNNNNNNNNNNNNNNNNNNNNNNNNNNNNNNNNNNNNNNNNNNNNNNNNNNNNNNNNNNNNNNNNNNNNNNNNNNNNNNNNNNNNNNNNNNNNNNNNNNNNNNNNNNNNNNNNNNNNNNNNNNNNNNNNNNNNNNNNNNNNNNNNNNNNNNNNNNNNNNNNNNNNNNNNNNNNNNNNNNNNNNNNNNNNNNNNNNNNNNNNNNNNNNNNNNNNNNNNNNNNNNNNNNNNNNNNNNNNNNNNNNNNNNNNNNNNNNNNNNNNNNNNNNNNNNNNNNNNNNNNNNNNNNNNNNNNNNNNNNNNNNNNNNNNNNNNNNNNNNNNNNNNNNNNNNNNNNNNNNNNNNNNNNNNNNNNNNNNNNNNNNNNNNNNNNNNNNNNNNNNNNNNNNNNNNNNNNNNNNNNNNNNNNNNNNNNNNNNNNNNNNNNNNNNNNNNNNNNNNNNNNNNNNNNNNNNNNNNNNNNNNNNNNNNNNNNNNNNNNNNNNNNNNNNNNNNNNNNNNNNNNNNNNNNNNNNNNNNNNNNNNNNNNNNNNNNNNNNNNNNNNNNNNNNNNNNNNNNNNNNNNNNNNNNNNNNNNNNNNNNNNNNNNNNNNNNNNNNNNNNNNNNNNNNNNNNNNNNNNNNNNNNNNNNNNNNNNNNNNNNNNNNNNNNNNNNNNNNNNNNNNNNNNNNNNNNNNNNNNNNNNNNNNNNNNNNNNNNNNNNNNNNNNNNNNNNNNNNNNNNNNNNNNNNNNNNNNNNNNNNNNNNNNNNNNNNNNNNNNNNNNNNNNNNNNNNNNNNNNNNNNNNNNNNNNNNNNNNNNNNNNNNNNNNNNNNNNNNNNNNNNNNNNNNNNNNNNNNNNNNNNNNNNNNNNNNNNNNNNNNNNNNNNNNNNNNNNNNNNNNNNNNNNNNNNNNNNNNNNNNNNNNNNNNNNNNNNNNNNNNNNNNNNNNNNNNNNNNNNNNNNNNNNNNNNNNNNNNNNNNNNNNNNNNNNNNNNNNNNNNNNNNNNNNNNNNNNNNNNNNNNNNNNNNNNNNNNNNNNNNNNNNNNNNNNNNNNNNNNNNNNNNNNNNNNNNNNNNNNNNNNNNNNNNNNNNNNNNNNNNNNNNNNNNNNNNNNNNNNNNNNNNNNNNNNNNNNNNNNNNNNNNNNNNNNNNNNNNNNNNNNNNNNNNNNNNNNNNNNNNNNNNNNNNNNNNNNNNNNNNNNNNNNNNNNNNNNNNNNNNNNNNNNNNNNNNNNNNNNNNNNNNNNNNNNNNNNNNNNNNNNNNNNNNNNNNNNNNNNNNNNNNNNNNNNNNNNNNNNNNNNNNNNNNNNNNNNNNNNNNNNNNNNNNNNNNNNNNNNNNNNNNNNNNNNNNNNNNNNNNNNNNNNNNNNNNNNNNNNNNNNNNNNNNNNNNNNNNNNNNNNNNNNNNNNNNNNNNNNNNNNNNNNNNNNNNNNNNNNNNNNNNNNNNNNNNNNNNNNNNNNNNNNNNNNNNNNNNNNNNNNNNNNNNNNNNNNNNNNNNNNNNNNNNNNNNNNNNNNNNNNNNNNNNNNNNNNNNNNNNNNNNNNNNNNNNNNNNNNNNNNNNNNNNNNNNNNNNNNNNNNNNNNNNNNNNNNNNNNNNNNNNNNNNNNNNNNNNNNNNNNNNNNNNNNNNNNNNNNNNNNNNNNNNNNNNNNNNNNNNNNNNNNNNNNNNNNNNNNNNNNNNNNNNNNNNNNNNNNNNNNNNNNNNNNNNNNNNNNNNNNNNNNNNNNNNNNNNNNNNNNNNNNNNNNNNNNNNNNNNNNNNNNNNNNNNNNNNNNNNNNNNNNNNNNNNNNNNNNNNNNNNNNNNNNNNNNNNNNNNNNNNNNNNNNNNNNNNNNNNNNNNNNNNNNNNNNNNNNNNNNNNNactcactttgtagaccaggctggcctcgaactcagaaatccgcctgcctctgcctcccaagtgctgggattaaaggtgtgcgccaccacgcctggcaactCTTAAGGTTTTATGATCTCTAGaactgtttgttgttggttttttggtttggggtgtttggtttggtttggttggggtttttgtttttgtttttgaattttgttattgtctttatttgtttgagacagcctcactgtagcccaggctgggctggaactcaccaGGTAGATCAGCTGGCAGTGAACTTGATTTGATCCTTATCTTggatagggttttactgctgtgaacagacaccatgaccaaggcaactcttgtaaggacaacatttaattggggctctcttacaggttcagagtttcagttcatTAGCATCAAGGCATGAAAAGAAAGGGTTGGTTTTCTCAATCACAACTGGGCCCATGACCTGGGTGTCCTACcttgttcatttccttttgtaCTCTGTGGGTGTCCACTGCTCTGAAACCCCACCACCAGCtttaagaaaggaggaaagaaaccgCTATCGAGTATCAGGCACTCCTTAGGTAGGTGCTGCCCAGTGCACACACTGAGAGGCCAGGTTTGTGTGAGCCACGCAGCCCAGGTAATTGACCGGAGAACAGACTTAACATTGTGATGGATGCCAGACTGGATATGCCTTTCTTAGGATCTTCACCCCATCATTTGAGGACCCGGTCATCATTTTATACAAGCTGCCTTCCTCAGGGCACATGAGTGTCTCTCTGATTGATTCTTAGCATGGTGAGCATAAGCTGTGGCACACTAGGTGACACCTTGTGCATTCATTTTGCCACCACCAGTGTGCACAGCCATCCTGCGACTAACTGGCCTCTTAGAGACTTCATCTGGATGGCAACAGGAAATCACCATAACTATAGGGCCAACACCAtgcccaccccccatcccctttccATCACCTTCCCATGATACCATGCTTTGTTCTCAAAGCTCCAGGACAAGGACCCATATCTGGTGGGGGCCACATCCAAGtgaaaggacacagaagaaggaagcttttgctttttgcctgcttgctttcccCCTCCCTGGCAAGTTCATGTGTCCGTTGCTGAGGCATTCCTTACTGCTCTCAGATCCTAGGTCTTGGGGACTCTAGCACAGTGACCAATGGAGGCAtctagcctcatggactgaacagcCACCTGGTCGATATTCTGTAGGAAGATAGTTATTTTTGGAATTAGGCAGCCCACTGCCCATAATAAAGCCCTCTAATAAATCCTCTTTTGATTTAGATTGATTCTATCTGTTCTGCTCCTTTAGAAAACTCTGATTAATACAGGCATCCAAGGTTTAGGTTGGTTTGATGACCTAGATTTCTCTGTGCAGGAAAAAAACATGGTAGAGTCTAGATGAGCGTAGATGGGCTTCAGCTGGCCAAAATAAGGCAAGCGGACACAAGCTGGCCTTGGACAAGGACAGCTCGGAACGGCAGGCCTTGCCCTGAAACACCAACTCGAATGTGGCTGGAACTGAGAGCGCAGAGCTAACAGAAAAGGACACAGGCTATGTCAGGACACACTTCCACCCACCCAAGGCCAGGGCCATGTGGACCGTCAGTCCTCAAACTGGCCCCTTGCTGGCCCCCCTTTCTCGCCTGCCAGCTGCCAACAGCGCTCTGCCCTATGTCTACCACACCTGTCACTGCCTATCCTTgtctgaggggaggggagggggggcatTAGCCCCTCCTCAGCCTCCAGCAGAGCAGACAGttagtggggaggggagggaacatGGAGCGGGGGCCGAcggtgggggcagggctgggggccGGGACCCGAGTCCGAGCACTGCTGGGATGCCTGGTCAAGGTGCTGCTCTGGGTGGCCTCTGCCTTACTGTACTTTGGAAGTGAACAAGCCGCCCGCCTCCTGGGCAGCCCTTGCTTACGGCGCCTCTACCATGCTTGGTTGGCAGCAGTGGTCATCTTTGGGCCCCTCCTGCAGTTTCACGTTAACTCTCGGACGATCTTCGCTAGCCACGGCAACTTCTTCAACATGTGAGTCCACTGAAGTCCATAGGAGCTGCCTCTCTACACCCTGGGATCCCAGCTTccttcttcaggcctctgtgtTCTGTTGCCAGTCTGAATGCTAAAAATAGGCTAGGAGGTTGAGAAggtcaggaggaggagagggggaggggagagggagagaaaagagcctGGGGGTGCCGGGGGAAGTaaaggacagaagaggaaagTGGACCCTAGTTGCCTGTGGTCCTGCAAGGAGAAGGGCAACATTGAAATGATAGGggttataaaaaaaacaaaaacaaaaactaatggaTAATGTATGGGACACAGGTCAGGATGGGGAGATCGGACACTGGGGATCTCAACTAGCTTTTCTACTTCCTGTCCACAGAAAGTTTGTGAATTCAGCCTGGGGCTGGACATGCACCTTCCTGGGGGGCTTTGTGCTGCTGGTGGTGTTCCTGGCTACACGACGTGTAGCAGTGACTGCCAGGCACCTGAGCCGACTGGTGGTGGGGGCAGCTGTATGGCGGGGGGCCGGACGTGCCTTCCTACTCATCGAGGACCTGACGGGTTCCTGCTTCGAGCCTCTGCCCCAGGGCCTATTGCTGCATGAGCTGCCCGACCGCAAGAGTTGCCTGGCAGCCGGCCACCAGTGGAGGGGCTAcactgtctcctcccacaccttcctcctcaccttctgCTGCCTCCTCATGGCTGAGGAAGCCGCTGTGTTTGCCAAGTACCTGGCCCATGGGCTACCAGCTGGCGCCCCACTGCGTCTTGTTTTCCTACTCAACGTGCTGCTGCTGGGCCTCTGGAACTTCCTGCTGCTCTGCACGGTCATCTATTTCCATCAATATACCCACAAGGTGGTGGGTGCGGCAGTAGGCACGTTTGCCTGGTACCTTACCTATGGCAGCTGGTACCATCAACCCTGGTCCCCTGGGATCCCAGGCCACGGGCTCTTCCCTCGATCCCGCTCAATGCGCAaacataactgaaaaaaataaaagcataccaggcctggctctgtctccttcGATTCTTTTCGGGCcgagagagaggatgggaagggTAAGATGCTCAAGTTCCTTCCTCATCATTTCTTGAAGTTGCtgacctgtgttttcctgtacgTGACTTCCATCCTGTTGGGTCTTTCGGGAGCTGTGATGTCGAGGGATGGTACCACTAAAGCAGCCTTTAGATGCACCAGCTTCCCTCTGCGgatgccagggctacacagaaaaacctggcCTCGGGAAAGAAAAAGTTGGAAAAATATTTCTGGATGTGTGAAAATTACATGAAACTCAAAATCTCCAATCTATAagttaagctttatttatttatttatttatttatttatttatttattttatttttggtttttccagacagggtttctctgtgtagccctggctgtcctagaactaactcactttgtagaccaggctggccttgaactcagaaatctgcctgcctctgcctcccaagtgctgggactaccaccacgcctggcagttAAGTTTTATTGAAAGTCAtctgcgggctggtgagatggctcagtaggtaagagcacccgagtgctcttctgaaggtccgaagttcaaatcccagcaaccatatggtggctcataaccacccataatgtgcgtctgaagacagctacagtgtacttacatataataaataaataaatctttttttaaaaaaaagggggggctggtgagatggctcagtgggtaagagcacccgagtgctcttctgaaggtccgaagttcaaatcccagcaaccacatggtggctcacaaccatctgtaacaagatctggcgccctcttctggagtgtctgaagacatctacagtgtacttacatataataataaataaatctttaaaaaaaaaagtcatatgcactaacacacacatacatacacatatatatatatatacacacacatatatgtatatacatacatacacataattactATATTACTACCTGCATATTAACACTTCTCAAAACTAAATAGCTATCACTAAGCCCTTGCAGAACTTTTGCCTGGCTCCTGTTTAAACCATTGTattatcctgtctcaaaaacaaaacaaacgggctggtgagctggctcagtggttaagagcaccgactgctcttccgaaggtcctgagttcaaatcccagcaaccacatggtggctcacaaccatccataatgaaatctgatgctctcttctggagtgtctgtagacacactacagtatacttacatataataaataaataaatacttaaaaaaaaaaacaaacgacaacaacaaaatggcTGGTATCAGAGTCACAGGTGCCATGGCCATACTGAGCTGGTCATACTTTCTGAAGAATGATGGCGGAACATCTGAAGAATGATGGCGGAACATTCTCTCAGAAAAATTGACATCCACGCTGAGAACTGTGTGAGGATATTGAGGGGAAGAATGTTGCAGGTTTCTCAAGGGCAGAGTTCTTGGAGCAGAATAAACACTGCCTACAAGCATTTGCTTGTGTAATGAATGAGTGTGGAAAGCAATGGACTTGAAGAGGACGGGTGATTGTGAAAGAAAAGTCTTTATGGATTTTATCATAGAGGCCTGAGTCCCTGCTGTGGGGGAGTGGTTTATTGGGGAATAGAGGGTGCCACAATGGCTTTGTGCAGAGCTGATTGACTCTTGTATAAGGATGGTGCCAGCATCTCCGCATAATTGTCTGGTGGGCGGGAGTATATTAGGCAGGGGACCACGCTGGGAAGACGAAGAGAGACCAGATCATACTCCAGATCATTAAGGATTTTAAACCCCCATGTAAGGCTTATTTATTGCCCTGGCCCTAGCAGAAGCAGGGGGTGCCGGGAAATGGCAGGCGAGGGTGGGAAGGGGCAGGGGTGCTGGCGTTGGCTGGGAGGCGGGCCTGGCTGCCAAGCGGAGAGACCCGACGCCGGGCGGAAACGCTACTCCGGCTGCTGGCGGAGCCCCCGCCTCTCAGTAGGCTGTCCCCGCCTCCTCCAGTCCCTCCACTCCCCAAACCCAGGAAGGCCGTGCAGGTTTCGAGCTGTGCTTTCGCTTTCCCTTCCCGCTGCCCACCCCAGGTTCCTCGTGCGGGCGCTCACCACCACCCCCGGCTCTGGCCATGGCCACACTGAGGGTCCATCCCGAAGCCCAAGCCAAGGTGAGCGTTGCGGGTTCGAGTGGGTCGGAGAGGCTTTAGAGAGGCGTGGTTCAGAGcagaccagagctctggggagcCCACTCCCTAGCCCCCCCTCACCTGAGTCGGGGGTTCTGCTCCCTAGCTACTGCCAGAAGCACCTGATCCCTTGGGAGTAGGTGAGGCGGCTGTGGTCCAGTGGGGTGAAATGGAGCCTAGAAGCTAGTGTGAAGTCTGCTGGCTTggggccagggctacacacagagacctGAAGAGGGACTTGCCCTTGCCACCTCAGACTTTCCCTCGGAAAGGGCATGCACCTGCACTCTCTCTGCCCACTGTCTTAGGGTtctgtttggtttgagacagggtccctctattatgtagctctggctttcctgaaactggatatgtagaccaggctggccttgaactcagcgtTCCACCTGTGTgtacctctggagtgctaggattaaaggcctgtggcaCCACGCCTGGCCACAGGGCTCTCTTATCGCTCCTTGCACAACTCTGGTGacccagaaatatatatatatatttggtttttcgagacagggtttctctgtgtagccctggctgtcctggaactcactttgtagaccaggctggcctcgaactcagaaatccacctgcctctgcctcctgagtgctgggatcaaaggcgtgcgccatcacacccagctggCTCAGAAATATTCTTATCCCTAAATTCAGCCCCCCTTGGGGATCCATTGAACTCTTCCCTGATTCAGGTGTGCTGAAAACTACCATACCACCCTATATAGGGACCCATCTGACTTTCTTCAGATGTGGCTTCTCTATTCCCCAAGTCAGCCCCTACACCTAAAGGGAACTGTCCTCAAAAGAACTGGCCTTAAAGCTAGGTTTGTGAAGGATTGCCTATGTATACCCTACAGGTGGATGTGTTCCGTGAAGACCTGTGTAGCAAGGTAAGACCTAACTCATCagggaccccacccccacccagctcccCCAACTCTGGCCTCCCTCACTGGGCAGTGTGAACCCTTACGTGACTGCCTTGGAAAAGGTGTTTGCTTCTGACCCTGTCCTTCTCCACTGCCTTACCCAGACAGAGAACCTGCTTGGGAGCTATTTTCCCAAGAAGATCTCAGAGTTGGATGCGTTCTTAAAGGTACTCGGGGGCTCCCCGGGCAAGGACTCAAAAGGAGcccggggatgggggtggggtgagatgagAGGAACACCCTCATCTCCAGCCCTACCACTAGGAGCCAGCTCTCAATGAAGCCAACCTGAGCAATCTGAAGGCTCCGTTGGACATCCCAGTACCTGATCcagtcaaagagaaagagaaggaagagcgGAAGAAGCAACAGGAGGCAAGCTGGGAGACCTGGGAGGTGGGCCagccatagagaacatcagcctcagtccttctcttcctccctacagaaggaagagaaggaagagaagaagaaaggagacgaAGACGACAAAGGTACTGGGAAGTGAGGTACTGGGAAGACACTGGTGTCCCAGAGCTTCTAGGCTGCAGTTCTGCTTTCCCCTTTCCAAACTTCGCACGCCCAGTCATTCCCTGACCCACTGCACGCTCTCCAGGTCCTCCCTGTGGCCCAGTGAACTGCAATGAGAAGATTGTGGTCCTCCTGCAACGCCTAAAGCCTGAGATCAAGGATGTCACTGAGCAACTCAATCTGGTGAGCTCTTCTGCCTTCGTCTCGCCTCCAGGCATTGTCCTCTTGGTCCCTGCCAAAGCAGGTGCTCCAGGCCAGGGCTCAACGTGGACCTGGCATCCCTCTGTCCACTTGTGGGCAGACGAGGGAAGACTGGGAACCTGGGAGTCAGGGTATGTAtacagaggggaaggaaggatgtgGTGATAAAGCCACGATGCGTTCCTTTGCTCCAAGGTCACTACCTGGTTGCAGCTACAGATACCTCGGATAGAGGATGGGAATAATTTTGGCGTGGCTGTCCAGGTAAGAGCACTGCCCCCTCAATCTACAGCCCTACTGTGCAACCAGCCTGAGCTTCCCCAGCTCTCCACTTTCTTCCTCAGGAAAAGGTGTTTGAGCTGATGACCAGCCTTCACACCAAGCTGGAAGGCTTCCACACGCAGATCTCTAAGTGAGTGGCCTCACCACTACACCCTCAGCACACTCTGCTTTGGGGACAGGCCCGGGCGCCCACCTTCTCTTCCCACTCTCTACATACTACTTCCACTTCCCACAGGTACTTCTCCGAGAGGGGTGACGCGGTGGCCAAAGCAGCCAAGCAGCCCCACGTGGTAGGTGAGGCCCAGGTCAGGCTGCTTCCAGGGAAGACAGATTTCAAGTCAGGACTAACTGTTGAGTTTCTGCAGGGTGACTATCGGCAGCTGGTGCACGAGCTGGACGAGGCGGAGTACCAGGAGATCCGTCTGATGGTCATGGAGATCCGAAATGCTTAtgtgaggaagggagaggagggcaggggtgGACAGAAGCACCTTCCCCAGGCCATCAGATTTCTGACCAAGCAGTCTTGGGGTGGAGGATGACAAAGAACAgctaaaaatgggatacagaactaCCAGGGGGCCGT
Coding sequences:
- the Fitm1 gene encoding fat storage-inducing transmembrane protein 1, with protein sequence MERGPTVGAGLGAGTRVRALLGCLVKVLLWVASALLYFGSEQAARLLGSPCLRRLYHAWLAAVVIFGPLLQFHVNSRTIFASHGNFFNIKFVNSAWGWTCTFLGGFVLLVVFLATRRVAVTARHLSRLVVGAAVWRGAGRAFLLIEDLTGSCFEPLPQGLLLHELPDRKSCLAAGHQWRGYTVSSHTFLLTFCCLLMAEEAAVFAKYLAHGLPAGAPLRLVFLLNVLLLGLWNFLLLCTVIYFHQYTHKVVGAAVGTFAWYLTYGSWYHQPWSPGIPGHGLFPRSRSMRKHN
- the Psme1 gene encoding proteasome activator complex subunit 1 codes for the protein MATLRVHPEAQAKVDVFREDLCSKTENLLGSYFPKKISELDAFLKEPALNEANLSNLKAPLDIPVPDPVKEKEKEERKKQQEKEEKEEKKKGDEDDKGPPCGPVNCNEKIVVLLQRLKPEIKDVTEQLNLVTTWLQLQIPRIEDGNNFGVAVQEKVFELMTSLHTKLEGFHTQISKYFSERGDAVAKAAKQPHVGDYRQLVHELDEAEYQEIRLMVMEIRNAYAVLYDIILKNFEKLKKPRGETKGMIY